ATCGGCGGAACCTGCCGGTCCGGGCGTGGTCAAAGAATCGTGAACGGCGCTCACGCGGTTGCTCCTTCAGGCAGGGCTGCCTGAAGGGCAGCGGGGGATGGGGTGGATGCCGGAACGGTGACGCTGCGCAGCCGCTTGGCCACACTCTCCGGGGTGGTGTCGTTAATGAAGGCACCCATGGCGGCCTCCGACCCGGCGAGGAACTTCAGCTTGTCGGCAGCCCGGCGCGGCGAGGTCAGCTGGAGGTGCAGGTAACTGGCCGGGCGCAGCAGGGCGTCAACCGGTGCCTGGTGCCACGCCGAGATGTACGGCGTGGGGGTGGGGTAGAGGGCGTCCAGGCGCTTAAGGAGGTCAAGGTAGATGTGCGCCAGTTCGTCCCTCTCCTCGCCGCCCAGCGCTGCCAGGTCCGGGACCTGGCGGTGGGGAACCAAGTGGATCTCGAGGGGCCAGCGGGCAGCGAACGGGACATAGGCGCTGAAGTTCTCTCCCTCCAGGACCATCCGGCTGCCGTCCTCGCGTTCGGAGCGCAGCAGTGAGCCGGTGAGGGTTTCCCTGCCGTCCGTCCCGTCGTAAAACTTCCGCGCCGCCGCACCAAGGACTCCGGCCCGCGGGGTCACATAGGGGTAGGCATAAATCTGGCCATGCGGGTGGTGCAGCGTCACACCAATGTCCGCGCCGCGGTTTTCGAACGGAAACACCTGCTTGATCCCCGGAAGCGCACTCAGCGCTTCGGTGCGCTGCGCCCACGCCTCGATGACGGTACGGGAACGCTCCTCCGTCAAGCCGCTAAAGGAGCCGGTGTGGGCAGGAGTGAAAGCCACCACCTCACAGCGGCCGTAGGCGGGCCCCTTTGTTCCCCAGACAGCGTCAGCCGTGACCGTCCCGAGGGCCGGACCCAGCGACGGGAAGCGGTTCTCGAACACCACCACATCGTAGTCGTCCGCCGGAATCTCTGAGGGGTTGCTGGCCGTAGTGGGGCAGATGGGGCACTGGTCCGCCGGGGGAAGATGCGTACGGCTCTGGCGGTGGGCAGCAACAGCAACCCACTCACCTGTCAGGGCATCAAAACGGACTTCTCCAGGTTCACCCCGCGGCGGCAGGCCGCGGTGGTCGGTGGTGGTCTCCGCGGTCCGCGCCTTGGGGGCGTGGGCGTCGTCGAAATAGATCAATTCCCGGCCGTCGGAGAGCCTGGTGCTGGTGATTCCCGTCATGAATCCCGTCCTCTGTGGTGTAGCAACTTAACAATATTGTGCCACACTCCGATCAAAAAAGAATAGAATCAAACAAAAAGTAACACCGGCTGGAGACGGAGCCAGGGTTGGGCGGTAGCGTATTGCTCATGAGTTCCGAATCACCCCTTGAAACCAGCGTCTCTTCAGGCTATCGGGCGTATGCCACTGGCCGGCAGTATGAGCTCCGCCGCGGGGATGCCTTTGCTGTTGTCACCGAGCTGGCGGCCGGACTCCGCCTGTACAGCAGGGGAGGAGTGCAGCTGACGGAGAGTTACGGCGATGACCAGATTCCGCCGGGCGGGTGCGGCATTACCCTGGCTCCCTGGGCCAACAGGATTGAAGACGGACAGTGGTTCCTGGACGGCAAGAAGCAGCAGCTGGACATTACCGAGGTGGCACGCAGCAACGCCAGCCACGGCCTCCTCCGGAACGCCTCCTATGCCCTGGTTGACGAGTCGCAATACTCGGTCACGCTGGAGGCCACCATCTTTCCCCAGCACGGCTACCCTTTCCTGGCCCGCCACCGGGTGCAGTACCTCCTCGCGGAAGATCTCGGGCTTGTTGTCCGCCAGACGCTGGCCAACGACGCCAAGTCTCCGGCGCCCTTTGTCCTGGGGGCCCACCCGTACCTGCGGCTTGGTGACACTCCTGTTGAAGATCTGGTGCTGACGGTTTCCGCTGACACCCGGTTGCTCGCCGATGAGCGCCTCATCCCGCGCAGCAGTGCTCCGGTCCAGGGGGATAGCGACTTCCGGGCCGGGCTGCACGTTGCGCCGCTGAGCGTGGATGTTGCCTTGACCGGACTGCAGTTCGAAGGGGGCAAGGCACGCCACACCCTGGCAGCGCCTGACGGCGGGCAGGTCAGCCTCTGGCAGGACGAATCCTGCCAGTACGTCCATGTCTATGTCAGTACGCAGTACCCCGGCCGGAACCGTGCGGTGGCAGTTGAACCTATGACGGGGCCGGCCAACGCCTTCAACTCCGGGGACGGCCTCCGCTGGCTGCCGCCCGGGGAATCGTTCACCGTGTCGTGGGGAATTGACTACAGCCCAGGCGTTGCGGGATAGCAGTTTCCCATTAGGCCACGGCTGCGGAAGTATAAGGCTATGACGCCAGCCGAGGATCCCGTTAGGTCCGACCCTCAACCGCCAGCACGGCAACCAGCCGCCCCGACGGCTCATGCAGGTCCGCCGCTGCGGGTCCTCACAGACCGTGAACTGGATAAGGACATTCCGTACGGGGTGCGCATCGCCGCGTCCTGGGCCTGGCGGCTGGGACTCATCCTCCTGGTGGCCGGCGGGCTCGTCTGGCTGCTGCGCCAAGTCAGTTTCCTGATCATCCCCGTAATGGTCGCCGCGCTCCTCGCAGGCCTCCTCAGCCCGATAACCTCCTGGCTGCGGCGCCGGGGACTTCCCGGGGGCCTGGCCGTGGCCGTGACTGTCCTCGGTTTTATCGGACTCATCGCCGGAGCGCTGGCACTGGTGGGCAGGCAGCTCCTCATCGGATTCGGCGAGCTCTGGTCCCAGGCGCTGGAAGGCGTCAAGCAGGTCCAGGACTGGCTTTCGGCCGGGCCCCTCCACCTGACCGCCGCCCAGATTGACCAGTACGTCAAGGAAGCCACCGATGCGCTGCAGAACAACAGCAGCAGCATCCTCAGCGGCGCCCTGTCCTTTGGCAGCACCGCCGGCCACTTTGCCGCAGGAATGCTCCTGGCGCTGTTTATCCTGATTTTCTTCCTTCTCGAAGGCGACCGCATCTGGGCGTTCCTGGTCCGGCTGCTGCCTCGAAAGGCCCGGGCAGCGACGTTTGGCGCAGGCCGGAAGGGCTGGTCATCGATGGTCAGCTACGCCCGCATCCAGATGTTCGTCGCCGCCGTCGACGCCATCGGCATCGGTGTCGGCGCGGCCATTATCGGTGTTCCGCTGGCTCTTCCCCTGGGCGTGCTGGTGTTCCTGGGTTCGTTTATCCCGGTAGTCGGTGCACTGCTGACCGGCATCATTGCTGTGCTGCTGGCACTTGTTGCCAACGGCCCCGTCAACGCACTGATCATGCTGGCCATCGTGCTGCTGGTCCAGCAACTGGAAGGCCACATCCTCCAGCCGCTGGTCATGGGCAAAGCCGTATCCCTCCACCCGGTGGCGGTGATCCTTTCTGTTGCGGCCGGCTCCTACCTGGCCGGGATCCCCGGAGCGCTGTTCTCGGTGCCCATCCTCGCCGTCGCAAATTCGGCCATTCGCTACATCGCCGCCAGAACGTGGGAACATGAACAGGTGCTGGCAGCGCCTGGCGGCCCTTTGGTGGCCGGCGCCGGCCCGGGCAACACCATGACGCATGTTGACCCGCCGCATGCACTCAAGGACGGCAACGACGCCGCAGCCGGCAAAAACGCAGAACATCCCGGGGCCCGTACCGACGCGGCGCCGGGGCCGAAATCCAGAGGAGATTAGTCCGTGAACATCCTTGAAACCCTTCCCGTCACGCTGGACGATGTCCTGGAGGCGCAGAAGCTGCTCGACGGGATTATTGCGCGGACCCCGGTGGAATCATCACGCGCCCTGGGAAAGCTTGTGGGCGGAGATGTCTACTTCAAGTGCGAGAACCTGCAGCGCGCAGGATCTTTCAAGGTCCGTGGCGCCTACGTCCGGATGGCCCGCCTGTCCCCGGAAGAAAAGAAGCGCGGTGTGGTGGCCGCTTCTGCAGGCAACCACGCCCAAGGCGTCGCAGTTGCCGCCAAGAGCCTGGGGATCAAAGCCCGCATCTACATGCCGCTCGGAGTGGCCCTGCCCAAGCTGGCCGCCACCCGCAGCCACGGCGCCGAGGTGATCCTGCACGGACACAATGTGGACGAGGCGCTGGCCGAAGCCCAGCGCTACAGCAACGAGACCGGGACGGTCTTTGTCCACCCGTTCGACAACGTGGACGTCGTTGCCGGGCAGGGAACATTGGGACTGGAAATATTGGAGCAGGTGCCCAATGTGGACACCGTCCTCATGGGCGTGGGGGGCGGCGGGCTCCTGGCGGGTGTCGCCGTCGCCATCAAAGCACGTGCCAAGGAACTGGGCCGGGAGATCCGCATCATCGGCGTGCAGGCGGAGAATGCCGCGGCCTACCCGCCTTCACTCGCTGCTGATGCACTGGTGCCCTTGAAGAAGGTATCCACCATGGCCGACGGCATTGCCGTGGGCCGGCCCGGCCAGCTGCCCTTCAGCATCATCCGTGAGTTGGTGGACGACGTGGTGACGGTCAGCGAAGACTCGCTGGCACGCGCCCTGATTTTCCTGCTGGAGCGGGCAAAGATGGTGGTTGAGCCTGCCGGTGCCGTAGGTGTTGCCGCCCTTATGGACGGCAAGATCGAAAACCCCGGAACCACGGCAGTGGTCCTTTCCGGCGGCAACATCGATCCCATGCTGATGCTGAAGGTCATCCAGCGTGGCCTCTCCGCCGCAGGGCGCTACATGACTGTCCGCATGATGCTTGACGACCGCCCGGGTTCGCTTGCCACCATCGCCAGGATCATTGCCGAGAACGACGCGAACGTCACCGGCCTGGACCACACACGCGTGGGCGGGTCAATCAGCATGGGCGATGTCTCCATCACCGTCAACCTGGAAACCAAGGGCCACGAGCACGGCGAGCAGGTCCTTAGCGCGCTCCGGGCCGAGGGTTTCCAGCCCATCGTGGTGCACTAGGAGGCTTGATGGCCGGACTGACGGAAAACAGGGGTTTTGGAGACCGGCGCACCATTGCCGCCCGGGCAAAGGGCGGGCTGCTGGTGCTGGGAAGCTTTGTGGCGCTCCTCTTTGCCATCGAACTGTTCAATGCGCTGATGCTCCGCTCACTCAACCGGACGTTCGGCCTGCGTCCCAGAAGCGCCGACGGGCTGCTGGACATCTTTACCTTCCCGCTCCTGCACGCCAACCTGAACCATCTGTTGTCCAACAGCGTGCCGCTGATAATTTTCGGCTTCCTGGTTTTCCTGTCCGGACTAAGGGTCTTCCTGACGGCCCTTGCCTTCAGCTGGCTCGGATCGGGACTGACAGTCTGGTTCATCGGGGACGGCGGCATCACCGTGGGTTCCTCCGGCCTGGTTTTCGGACTGTTCGCCTTCCTGCTGGTCCGCGGCTTTTTCAACCGCAGCTGGCGGCAGATCCTCCTGGCGGTTGTGCTGTTCATGGGCTACGGGAGCATCCTGCTGGGCGTGCTGCCCCTTTTTGCCGGCTACGTCTCCTGGCAGGCCCACCTGGGAGGTGCTGCCGGGGGAGTGGTGGCGGCGCTGCTCCTTCGCCCCCGCAAGGCCGGGACGGAGAACGACTTCTGACGGCCGTCCTGGCCCTTTTCCGGGGCAAAAGCAAAAAACGCCGGCCGCCCCGAGGGGCGGCCGGCGTTTATTGCCTGCTCTTACCGCTACGCGGCGTACGGCTTGGCGGAAAGGATCTCCACTTTGATGTCCTTGCCGTTGGGCGCCGTGTAGCTGAGCGTCTCGCCTTCTTTGTGGCCAAGGATGGCAGCGCCCAGCGGCGACTTCTCGCTGAAGACGTCGATATCGGAATCGCCGGCGATTTCGCGGGAGCCAAGCAGGAAGGTTTCTTCGTCACCGGCGATCCTGGCAACCACGATCATGCCGGGCTCCACGATTCCGTCATCGGCCGGAGCCTCACCCACGTGGGCGTCGCGGAGCAGCACCGTCAGCTGGCGGATACGGGCTTCGATCTTGCCCTGTTCCTCCTTGGCTGCATGGTAGCCGCCGTTTTCCTTCAGGTCGCCCTCTTGCCGGGCTGCTTCAATCTTCTGGACGATATCTGCCCGGCCAGGGCCGGAAAGGTGGTCCAGCTCTGCCTTCAGGCGGTCAAAAGCTTCCTGGGTAAGCCAGGCTGCAGCTGCGCTGTTGGTGGTAGACACGGACTTCTCCTCTAATGGTCCTACATGCAAAAGACCCCGCCACGGTGGCCACTTGTGGAACAGTAACCAGCTCAGCGGGGTAAAGGTATTGCTCCATTGTAGTCAATCCTGTGGATTTAACCGAACCTGGGAGCGGTGCCGATCACATTTTTTAGCCTCGGTTGCCCGGAATCCAGCAGCTGTCCACCACACCGGACACGGAAAGGGACTCCGTACGGACCGAAACCCGCTGCGAAACTGTCCGGCCGCCGTCGGCTGTGTCCTCTGCCTCCGACGGCGGGATGTCCACGACTTTCCAGCCCACCACGGCGAACTTGGAGTCCAGCGCCTTAATGGCGCACTGGACGGCCGTTCCCGGTTCCCGGGTCACCTGGAAGTCCACCTCTGCCAGTGTGGCGTCTGCGGTGACGTAGCCGATGTCTTTGAAGCTCACATTGGAGAGGGAATTCGATGTGGAGACCCAGGCCATGAATCCGATGCCTGCGGCCAGCGCAGCACCGCCGATGGCCCGCCTGGCAGCAGGGGAGAGCCTGCGCTTTTTAGCGCCGTAACGATTGGCTAGGCTAGTGTTCGCGGGCTCGGATGGGGCCGGCTGGTCCGGGGAAGTCACCAGACCAGTTTAGTGCCCTTCCGCAGGGGCCTTCCCGTCCGGCGGCGCACCGGGTCAATGGCCCCCGTTCAGCCCTATGAACCGCCGCCGCAAGCCGAAATATGAAGAATAAAGGAGCAGTCCTTCCATGACAGCGTCCAGCAACACCCCGAAGGGGGAGCACGGCCCGCTCCGGCTGCTCGCCGTCCACGCCCACCCGGACGACGAGTCCAGCAAGGGTGCCGCCACCATGGCGAAGTACGCTGCTTCAGGCGTGGAAGTCATGGTGGCCACCTGTACCGACGGGTCACGCGGGGACATCCAGAACCCGGCAGTGGAAGGCGAGCCGCATCCGAAGCGGGACATGGCGGGTGCGCGGCGCCTGGAAATGCAGCGGGCGGCCGGGATCCTGGGCATCAAGCAGCGGTGGCTTGGCTTTGTGGACTCGGGCCTGCCCGAGGGCGATCCGTTGCCGCCCTTGCCGGCGGGATCGTTCGCCACGCTGCCGCTGCACCATGCTGCCGCCCCGTTGGTGCGCCTGGTCCGGTCCTTCAAGCCGCACGTGATCCTGAGCTATGACGAAAACGGCGGCTACCCCCACCCGGACCACATCATGGCTCACCGGGTGGCCGTTGAGGCCTTCGACGCCGCCGGTGATCCGGCCCGCTACCCCGGGGCGGGCGAAGCCTGGGAGCCAGGCAAGCTGTACTACGACCGGGCCTTCAGCCCCGAGCGTTTCCGGGCCCTGCATTTCGCCCTGGAGGAGGCGGGCCTTCAGTCGCCGTATGCGGAGCGGCTCGCGGCGTGGCTGGAGTCCGACGCCGAGGGCCACACTCCGCCGCCGGCCTCCCACCCCACCACCACCCAGGTGGACTGCGGCGACTTCTTTGAAGTGCGCGACGACGCCTTGCGGGCGCACAGCACACAGGTGGACCCGCTGGGGTTCTTCTTCGCTGTTTCCCCGGAGATGCAGCGCCGGGCGTGGCCTTGGGAGGATTATTCGCTGATCAGCTCCCGGGTGCCCTCGGAGCTACCGGAGAAGGACCTGTTCGCGGGGCTAAGATAGAACCGGCAGGCAATTTCTATGCCGCGTAGAAGAAGTGCCCGGACCAGGGCTGCAGTATCTGCTGCCTGCTGACACCCGTTCCATAGAAGGTATTCAACGTGCAACGTCTGCTCCTCAGCCTGGCCACCACCCCCACGCCCCAGCCCACGCCCTCGCTGCGCGAGGGAATTACGCAGGACCAGGTGACCCCGGGCCTCCTGGGCTTTATCATGACGGCGTTCTTTGTGCTGGCCACGGCATTGCTCATCATGGATATGGTCCGGCGGATCCGGCGCGTCCGCTACCGCGCCCAGGTGGAGGAGGAGCGGATCGCAGCGGCTTCCGCGGCTGACATCGAAGCGGCAGAGGCTGCCGAGGCGGGATCCGCCGCGGCGGGGCCGGCGGCTGATCCAGCGGCAGGTTCACCGGCCGGCGATTCCTTCCAGGGACCGGCCGACGGCGGCGCGGACACCGGTCCCGGCAGCCGCCGCCAGTAGCTGGCTAGCTGAGCACGGCCAGGGCTATCGCCGCGAAGTGCGCGGCGAAGGCAACCACGGTCAGGGCATGGAACAGTTCGTGAAAGCCAAAGTGGCGGTAACTGAAGTTCGGCTTCCTCATCGCGTAAAAGACCGCGCCCGTGATGTAGAGCACCCCGCCAACGCAGATGAGGACGGCGGCAGGAATATTCGCCTGGAAGAACTGCGGGAGATAGAACAGCGATCCGCAGCCCAGGGCGATGTAGATCGGAACATAAAGCCAGCGCGGCGCGTTCGTCCATAGCAGCCGGAACAGGACGCCCAAAATGGCGCCGGACCAGATGACCCAGAGCAGCAGGACAGCCTGGGGCCGTTGCAGGAGGGTCCAGGCCAGCGGTGTGTAGGTCCCTGCGATCACCAGCATGATGTTGGTGTGGTCCAGCCGCTTGAGGACCATCTTGACCTTCGGGGACCAGTTGCCGCGATGGTAGACGGCGCTGATGCCGAACAACAGCACGCCGGTGGCCGCGTAGATGGCTGACGTGACCTTGCGGTCCGCGGTTGGGGCCAGCGCTACGAGGATTGTGCCCGCCACCAGGGCCAGCGGAGCGGCGACTGTATGGATCCAGCCCCGCCACTTGGGCTTGATCATCAGGAGCTCGGCCAGCCGGACGGCGGCCTCGTCCGCGGCGTTCGTCTCCGGGCCGGTTCCGGCGCGTGTGTTGCCGTCCGGTTGCGGCGTCCGGGGAGCGTCCGGGGTGTCGCTGTTCATTGCTCCAGAATAACTTACGCTTCAGTAAGTTACCGGCGAGTAACAGTGGAGTGATGTTGGATTCGGTTCCGGCCGGGACCGCCGGTGCTGCTGTGGACGGTAGCCTAGGATGTGCAAAGCGGAACGTACAGCAAGGAAGTCAGGTGAGAGAGCGCGTGGAGTTGCCCGGCTTCCTCTACGGCTTTTATGAGCGCAGGCTGCTCAAGGACCTGGCACGTGACCGCATTCCCCGGCATATCGGCGTCATGGTGGACGGCAACCGCCGCTGGGCCAGGCAGTTCAATGCCCCGACCAGCCAGGGCCACCAGGCGGGCGCGGACAAGATCCACGAGTTCCTTGGCTGGTGCCAGGAACTTGGGATCAAGGTGGTCACGCTGTACATGCTGTCCACGGACAACATGAACAGGTCCAGCGAAGAACTCGACCTGCTGATGGGCATCATCGCCAATACCCTGGACAGGCTGGACGAGGACGCCAACATCTCTGTGCATGCCATGGGTGCCCCTGAACTGTTGCCGGACTACCTGGCGCAGCGGCTCAACAAGCTGACGGCGCGCACCCCGGTCCGGGAAAAAATCCATGTCAACGTGGCCGTGGGGTACGGCGGCCGCCGGGAAATTGTTGATGCGGTACGCGAGCTGCTGCACGACGCCGTGGCCAAGGGCAAGGACATCAGCAAGCTGGCCGACGAACTCTGCGTAGACGATATCTCCCGGTTCCTCTACACACGGGGCCAGCCCGATCCGGACCTGGTGATCCGCACGTCCGGCGAACAGCGCCTCTCCGGGTTCCTGATGTGGCAGAGCGCCTACAGCGAGTTCTACTTCTGCGAGGCGCTGTGGCCGGCCTTCCGCAAGGTGGATTTCCTGCGCGCCCTCCGTGATTACGCCGGCAGGCAGCGGCGCTTCGGAGCCTGACATGCCCGGTTTACCTCGAGTTCACACCGGCGCAACAGGAATCGCCGCGTAATGGTTGCGGAAATTACTTCCGATGGATTTACGTTATATCCATCAGCAGGCAAAACCGCCGGCTGATCGGGGAGGCCAGTACATGGAGCGAGACATCGCGCCGGTTGTATGGGAGGCCGGACCCGGCCTCATGGCCGAGCCGGCTCACCACTAACACATCCGGGCTTGCGCCCGGGGCTGGAGTCGATGTGGCTACTTCTGAACAACTGCCCGCGGTCCTTTCCGACCAGGGAGAGAAAGCTACCTCTCGCGCCATGCGAGCCGCCTTAGAAACCGGTGCAGCGGAAGACGCCGCGGCCGGTTTTGCTGTTCCTGGAAGGGAAGCTGCCATCCACACCTTTGTGATCGACACCTCCGTCCTGCTCTCCGACCCCCGCGCGCTGCTGCGCTTTGCCGAACATGAGGTCGTCGTGCCGGTTGTGGTCATCACCGAGCTTGAAGCCAAGCGCCACGACCCCGAACTTGGCTACTTCGCCCGTAAGGCACTCCGGCTCCTCGACGACCTGCGGGTCAAACACGGCGGCCTGAACCAGCCCATTCCCATTGGTGACGACGGCGGCAGCCTCGTGGTGGAACTGAACCACATTTCCGCGGAGGTGCTTCCGCTGGGTTTCCGCAGCGGAGACAACGACAGCCGCATCCTCGCCGTCGCGAAGAACCTCGCGAATGAGGGCCGGAACGTGACGGTTGTGTCCAAGGACCTGCCCATGCGGGTTAAAGCCTCAGCGATGGGGCTAACCGCCGACGAGTACCGCAACGAGCTGGTGAAGGACTCGGGCTGGACCGGGGTGGCCGAGGTGGAAGCCGGCGAACAGGAGATCAACACGCTCTACGGGCACGAGCCCGTCTTTATTCCGGCGGCTGCTGAACTCCCTGTCAACACCGGACTGGTCCTGCTGTCCAACCGGGGCTCGGCCCTTGGCCGTGTCGGCGCCGACAAGCAGGTCCGCCTGGTGAAAGGTGACCGAGACGTTTTCGGCCTGCACGGGCGGTCCGCGGAACAGCGGCTGGCCATCGACATGCTGATGGATCCGGCCGTCGGGATCGTTTCCATCGGCGGCCGGGCCGGAACCGGCAAGTCGGCACTTGCCCTGTGCGCCGGCCTGGAGGCGGTGCTGGAGCGCCGCGAACACCGCAAGGTGATCGTGTTCCGGCCGCTCTACGCGGTGGGCGGGCAGGAACTCGGCTACCTCCCCGGCTCCGAGTCCGAGAAAATGAACCCCTGGGCGCAGGCTGTTTTTGACACCCTCGGCGCGCTGGTCAGCCAGGAGGTGGTGGAAGAGGTCATGGACCGCGGCATGCTCGAGGTCATGCCCCTCACCCACATCCGCGGCCGCTCCCTCCACGACGCTTTCGTGATCGTGGACGAGGCCCAGTCGCTCGAAAAGAACGTCCTGCTCACGGTCATGAGCCGCATCGGCCAGAACTCCAAGATCGTCCTCACCCACGACGTCGCCCAGCGCGATAACCTCCGCGTCGGACGCCACGACGGAATCGCCGCCGTCGTCGAAACCCTGAAAGGACACCCCCTCTTCGGCCACATCACCCTGACCCGCTCGGAACGCTCACCGATCGCAGCCCTGGTCACGGAACTGCTCGAGGGCTAGCCAGACAGAGGTGCGCGGGTGCCCCTTCCTCGGCGTGCTGGCTCGTTCCTCGCCTCTGACGCACGCTGCCGGAAGGGGCACCCGCGACATGGCCGGTCCGAGTGCTTCGCGTAGGAGCGCGTCGCGGCGCATCGGGCGCTGTAGGTCGCCCAGCGACCGCAGGCGCCCTTATGCGGTGTAAGCGGCGTCCCGAGGGGCCCGAGGCGAGCTTGCGAGCCTTGGGAAGGGACCTCCGCGCTAAGCGACGGCGAAGCGCTGGGCCGGAAGAACCCAGCCGCTGGCATGCACTCATATTGCGCCGAGAAACTTCGCCGCTGCCTCGTGACCGCTCACCTGGAGGGTCCAGTCGGGGCGTTTGAACGTTTCCGGGGTGAGCCGCACGTGCTGGACTGTTTCGACCTTGGTGCCCCACGCTTTCCGGGTGGTGCCGTTCAGTTCGTAGCCGAGGGAACGGGAGACGCCGAGGGAGGCTTCGTTCCAGCCGGCTGCTTCGGACTCGGCTACTTCTGCGCCCAGCCAGTCGAAGGCGTAGAGGGCGACGGCGGCGCGCATCTCCTTGCCCAGGCCGCGGCCCTGCACCGACTGCTTGAGCCAGGAGCCAGTGGTGACGGTTTTGAGTGTGGCGAAGTCCTTGGCCGCGACGTCCTGGCAGCCGATGAACCCGCCGTCGTGCCAAATGCCCAGGAGCAGTGTCCAGGACTCGGGGGTGCATTCGGCACGGCACCGCCAGTACCAGCGGGCCATGTTGGGGCCCAGCTCCTCGTCAGGCAACTCCGCCCACGGCATGCTGAACGGATTCCTGCCACGCTCGTGGATCCCGCTGCGGGCCGCCTCCACTGCCGCCGCGATGTCTTCATCCAGGATGGGGCGGAGTTCAAGGCGGGGCGTCGCCAGTCGAAGACCAGAAAGTGGCCAGATGTCGCTCAGTGTGGTCATCGGCGAATCATAATACGAAAGTAGGGGCTGTGTTCCCGGGCCGAGGCTTGTCACAGTCAGGCGGAGACATCCCAGGTGATGTGCTGCCGGACATCCGTGAGGCTCATTGATTGCGCCACGAACAGGTCGTCCAGCATGTACTCGTCCACAGCGATGATGCGCAGCCAATGGCCGTATTCTTCCGCCCCGGGTTCCAGGGACTGGCTGGCGACGCACACACCCGTGCCCAGGTCCACCCGGATCCGGGACTTTCCCGGCAGGCACAGCGGCGCCGCGGGATGGGCCGGGTGGTACGCGGCCGTGGGGCTCACCACCGCTTCCAGGACCGGGCGGCCCTCATGCTCCCGGCGGCTGACACCGTGCAC
This genomic interval from Arthrobacter sp. SLBN-100 contains the following:
- a CDS encoding aldose 1-epimerase family protein translates to MSSESPLETSVSSGYRAYATGRQYELRRGDAFAVVTELAAGLRLYSRGGVQLTESYGDDQIPPGGCGITLAPWANRIEDGQWFLDGKKQQLDITEVARSNASHGLLRNASYALVDESQYSVTLEATIFPQHGYPFLARHRVQYLLAEDLGLVVRQTLANDAKSPAPFVLGAHPYLRLGDTPVEDLVLTVSADTRLLADERLIPRSSAPVQGDSDFRAGLHVAPLSVDVALTGLQFEGGKARHTLAAPDGGQVSLWQDESCQYVHVYVSTQYPGRNRAVAVEPMTGPANAFNSGDGLRWLPPGESFTVSWGIDYSPGVAG
- a CDS encoding AI-2E family transporter, yielding MTPAEDPVRSDPQPPARQPAAPTAHAGPPLRVLTDRELDKDIPYGVRIAASWAWRLGLILLVAGGLVWLLRQVSFLIIPVMVAALLAGLLSPITSWLRRRGLPGGLAVAVTVLGFIGLIAGALALVGRQLLIGFGELWSQALEGVKQVQDWLSAGPLHLTAAQIDQYVKEATDALQNNSSSILSGALSFGSTAGHFAAGMLLALFILIFFLLEGDRIWAFLVRLLPRKARAATFGAGRKGWSSMVSYARIQMFVAAVDAIGIGVGAAIIGVPLALPLGVLVFLGSFIPVVGALLTGIIAVLLALVANGPVNALIMLAIVLLVQQLEGHILQPLVMGKAVSLHPVAVILSVAAGSYLAGIPGALFSVPILAVANSAIRYIAARTWEHEQVLAAPGGPLVAGAGPGNTMTHVDPPHALKDGNDAAAGKNAEHPGARTDAAPGPKSRGD
- a CDS encoding DUF4307 domain-containing protein, coding for MTSPDQPAPSEPANTSLANRYGAKKRRLSPAARRAIGGAALAAGIGFMAWVSTSNSLSNVSFKDIGYVTADATLAEVDFQVTREPGTAVQCAIKALDSKFAVVGWKVVDIPPSEAEDTADGGRTVSQRVSVRTESLSVSGVVDSCWIPGNRG
- the trhA gene encoding PAQR family membrane homeostasis protein TrhA; this encodes MNSDTPDAPRTPQPDGNTRAGTGPETNAADEAAVRLAELLMIKPKWRGWIHTVAAPLALVAGTILVALAPTADRKVTSAIYAATGVLLFGISAVYHRGNWSPKVKMVLKRLDHTNIMLVIAGTYTPLAWTLLQRPQAVLLLWVIWSGAILGVLFRLLWTNAPRWLYVPIYIALGCGSLFYLPQFFQANIPAAVLICVGGVLYITGAVFYAMRKPNFSYRHFGFHELFHALTVVAFAAHFAAIALAVLS
- a CDS encoding rhomboid family intramembrane serine protease — its product is MAGLTENRGFGDRRTIAARAKGGLLVLGSFVALLFAIELFNALMLRSLNRTFGLRPRSADGLLDIFTFPLLHANLNHLLSNSVPLIIFGFLVFLSGLRVFLTALAFSWLGSGLTVWFIGDGGITVGSSGLVFGLFAFLLVRGFFNRSWRQILLAVVLFMGYGSILLGVLPLFAGYVSWQAHLGGAAGGVVAALLLRPRKAGTENDF
- the ilvA gene encoding threonine ammonia-lyase, translating into MNILETLPVTLDDVLEAQKLLDGIIARTPVESSRALGKLVGGDVYFKCENLQRAGSFKVRGAYVRMARLSPEEKKRGVVAASAGNHAQGVAVAAKSLGIKARIYMPLGVALPKLAATRSHGAEVILHGHNVDEALAEAQRYSNETGTVFVHPFDNVDVVAGQGTLGLEILEQVPNVDTVLMGVGGGGLLAGVAVAIKARAKELGREIRIIGVQAENAAAYPPSLAADALVPLKKVSTMADGIAVGRPGQLPFSIIRELVDDVVTVSEDSLARALIFLLERAKMVVEPAGAVGVAALMDGKIENPGTTAVVLSGGNIDPMLMLKVIQRGLSAAGRYMTVRMMLDDRPGSLATIARIIAENDANVTGLDHTRVGGSISMGDVSITVNLETKGHEHGEQVLSALRAEGFQPIVVH
- the mca gene encoding mycothiol conjugate amidase Mca; the protein is MTASSNTPKGEHGPLRLLAVHAHPDDESSKGAATMAKYAASGVEVMVATCTDGSRGDIQNPAVEGEPHPKRDMAGARRLEMQRAAGILGIKQRWLGFVDSGLPEGDPLPPLPAGSFATLPLHHAAAPLVRLVRSFKPHVILSYDENGGYPHPDHIMAHRVAVEAFDAAGDPARYPGAGEAWEPGKLYYDRAFSPERFRALHFALEEAGLQSPYAERLAAWLESDAEGHTPPPASHPTTTQVDCGDFFEVRDDALRAHSTQVDPLGFFFAVSPEMQRRAWPWEDYSLISSRVPSELPEKDLFAGLR
- the galT gene encoding galactose-1-phosphate uridylyltransferase, whose amino-acid sequence is MTGITSTRLSDGRELIYFDDAHAPKARTAETTTDHRGLPPRGEPGEVRFDALTGEWVAVAAHRQSRTHLPPADQCPICPTTASNPSEIPADDYDVVVFENRFPSLGPALGTVTADAVWGTKGPAYGRCEVVAFTPAHTGSFSGLTEERSRTVIEAWAQRTEALSALPGIKQVFPFENRGADIGVTLHHPHGQIYAYPYVTPRAGVLGAAARKFYDGTDGRETLTGSLLRSEREDGSRMVLEGENFSAYVPFAARWPLEIHLVPHRQVPDLAALGGEERDELAHIYLDLLKRLDALYPTPTPYISAWHQAPVDALLRPASYLHLQLTSPRRAADKLKFLAGSEAAMGAFINDTTPESVAKRLRSVTVPASTPSPAALQAALPEGATA
- the greA gene encoding transcription elongation factor GreA, with translation MSTTNSAAAAWLTQEAFDRLKAELDHLSGPGRADIVQKIEAARQEGDLKENGGYHAAKEEQGKIEARIRQLTVLLRDAHVGEAPADDGIVEPGMIVVARIAGDEETFLLGSREIAGDSDIDVFSEKSPLGAAILGHKEGETLSYTAPNGKDIKVEILSAKPYAA